CCATGAGTATCTGCTGCTCAGTCTGTGTAAAGTATGCACAACGCGtcttctccattttggcatcagtaattctgtgatcgacctcgcggtcttttgaggaaagccgtggacgcgcatctatctgaattacttcagcctggctcaacctagtcgctcctcctcagcctggcttggccttcgtgaaacgcaccaagccaggatgcacagattagactaggtcaaacctcgctttatcagttatcctggatttagatattctgcttttgtgaaacaggcccctggtccATTTTTTTGTCCTCCATTTACACTCCCAATTGAATGTCCCCATAACTCATCATCATGCCggaagagagtttttttttgcaggatggtaggggaagactcatgaatattcattagggaactcatccctgattggctaaccttgacattcttaccctaaccataaccaatctcactcctcttgcctaaacataaccaatcccaccagagcaggcaacgagtactagccattcagagggagagtagggcgggttcttccccctaccatcctgcaaaaaaaatccCGGAAAGGgaaatgtcaacaaaatgagGTGGTGTTTTTGACATAGGTTTTTGAACATTTGGCAAAAAACAACACTGACCTGCTTAGGAGGACTACAACAACAGGTCCTTGTTCGAAGtcgcagggtttttttttttttttatcttgaaaCAGTAAGTCGGTGACTTGAACTGTGGGGAGAACCGCTGACTAATGTTATGTAATTTCTCAACTGAGCTAAACCGACCATGCAGTCATCAAATGATAGGTCCTAAAGCAGATGTTCCGTTGTTTATGTTTTGACAATGGCAAGCGGGTGAGTAAGTCGATAACTTTGAAAATGGCTAACATTAGATGCCGAATAAAAAAGCGGATAACGTAAGTAACGCTGTCAAGTGCGAGAGTCTATTTCAGGGGAAgctaaagctagctagctaacgttattctAACAAGGGCTAGAGCGGATGGACAGTTCTTGTTTGCTAGCTCAAGAATATGAGCGGACGTTGAGGTGTCAAAACCAGTGACCAGATGGAAAATCTTAAAATATCATAACGTTACCAGAGGCTTAAACATGATCTATTTTTgaggaagaatatagtactcgACTGTCATAATCACGAGAACAAATAACGTTAGGCGTAAATGTGTCCACCTGGGTGTCATGTTTACTTTACTGCCGATTGGAGCTAAAGCAGTGCCTGAATTGGACCCTAAAAAAGACAGCAGGACGGAGATCTTCCGAGCGGTATGGTGTGTGGCAGGTGTCAGAACAGTGACCCGCTGTGGAAAGTTTGTTGCAAGCGAGGGACACTCGTTCGACACACGTAGAGAAGCTGCCGAGCTAAGCGGCACCACAAATCCGGATCATGGGGCAgatacacaatttttttttttttttttactttcgttaacattgcgagataggcCTCCTCTGTTTGCTTGTTATATTTTCCTGTTACAGTTTGTGTAAGTGAACAATAAATATATCCAGTGCCACAGTCAAAATATAGCTGAACGAGGCTAATACGAGTATGTTTACATATAATTCTTGTTATCTGAGTAAGCCAAGCAGCTCTCCTCACTGACTGAATCATGCTCTCCTTGATCTTTCAAGGTGCTTCTGAGAGGCATGAATGACTTTGCAGTTCTCAACACGGGGCGGAAGATGCCCCTCCTTGGACTAGGGACATGGAAGAGTGAGCCAGGAAAGGTAAGAGACTACACTTACATCCTCCTTAAAAAAACTTGATTGAAAAATAGGCTTTTTAATATTTCTCTCTAACAGCTAAATGTCATAAAACAGCTGTTGTCTGTCTTTGACAATTGAGTTTCACTTCCCCTCATCTTAATCTTAAATTATCACTAGACTTTGCAGCTTTTGTGAGTTTTGCAAAGTACGTTAGCCTCTAATAACTTAATTTGGTTTTGAGGCCCGCTAGTTTTATGTTTTAGCCTCACTGCTTATTAACCTCTGTTCCATTAGCATCTTGCAGCAGTTTTAAGTGAAAAAATATCTTGATAAACCccctgtacactacctgcttagcaccaaacggcagacaaagttagcagctAGCAGGTGAACATAAGCAAACATTAAGCAGGTatagagccagatatttccttaGGAATTGGTGGAGATAACACAGAGCTAAAGGAGAGTAAACATTACTTATATTTTCAGACGAACAGACACATGACTTTGAATAAATACTAATGTTGCTGGAcatgtaaataggcaactgtttaCTAAAGTTTTGCAATAATCAACTTTATAAAGTTATGTCAATGTTGGAAATACTGCTTTTCCCAATTGGCTAAAAACAAGTCAATGCCTCTGTAAATACATTGACAGAGATTTATGTAATGTATGTCTACATTTGCTAACCAACAGTTGTACTATTTTTCCCACTGTCACAGGTGAAACAAGCAGTTATTTGGGCATTGGAGGCTGGCTTTCGCCATATTGACTGTGCAGCCATCTATGGCAATGAGGTTGAAATTGGAGAAGCCCTGCATGAGGCATTTGGCCCTGGCAAGGTAAAACGGCTTCACCACATTGCAGTAAAAGCTCAAAGTATATCAAACAATATCCAACATGTTGTCTGTTCACCAGGCCCTGAGAAGAGAGGACGTGTTCATCACATCCAAGCTGTGGAATACCCAACATCACCAAGAGGCTGTGGAGCCAGCTCTCCTGAAGACCCTGAAGGACCTGAAGCTGGAGTACCTGGACCTCTACCTCATCCACTGGCCCTACGCCTTCCAGTAAGCTCAACCTCCACCAAGGTCTCATAATGAGATGATTAACTCGTTATCCTGAGAAAACCACCTTTTCTTGACATAACGAGCTAATTAACTTGCTAAATTGTTATGCCAAGACAACAAAATGGGTTACTGTTATTGTGGACAGTATTTGAAAATATTTCTGACAGGAATTGGAGTCTTTTTTaaggaaataaatgaaaagcaaaGCTACAATTTTACTTGTTTTCCACTTCAGTCTGTCCTTGGTTGCATTTCatctttcttttaaattgtgctCTCATTTTGTATCTCCTAGACAAGGAGATGTTCCTTTCCCCAAAAAGGACGACGGTACCTTGCTGTATGATGACATTGACTACAAGCTGACATGGGCTGCCATGGAGAAGCTTGTGGAGAAGGGCCTCGTCAGATCCATCGGCTTGTCCAACTTCAACAGTAGGCAGATAGATGACATCCTGTCAATTGCCAGCATTAAACCCACTGTCCTACAGGTAGATGGTGCTTGTGATGAGGAGAAAGGTTAAGTGTGAACACCTCTGGGCATGTCTCAAGTTTGGTGTTCTGAAAGCTACAGATAACACAAGTATGTGTTTTTATTGGGCAGGTAGAGAGTCACCCTTACTTGGCTCAAGTAGAGCTGCTGGCCCACTGTCGGGACCGGGGCCTGGTGATGACAGCCTACAGCCCCCTGGGCTCTCCTGACCGGGCCTGGAAACATCCAGATGAACCAGTCCTGCTTCAGGAGCCTGTGATTGCTACACTAgcaaagaaatataaaaagtccCCTGCTCAGATTATCCTGAGGTGATTTTACTCTTTactagcttattcaccgtaacccccagagttagataagtccatacatacccttctcatctccgtgcgtgttgtaactctttccgacggctccaccggtagcttagcctagcacggatcctgaaggtaatcggttccaactagcctactgctccaaataagtgacaaaataacgccaacgtgttcctatttacatgttgtgatttgtatagtcacatcgtgtacaaataacaaggtcacatgagacacagccatcgtctaaccgtatataaactgggaactatattctcagaaaggcaaagcatttctactctctgctcggggcttctcaggtgctgcaagcatatcactccgcccaagtagcagaagcaGCACtacttcgcctttctgagaatatagttcccagtatgtatacggttagaagatggctgtgtctcatgtgaccttgttatttgtacacgctgtgactatacaaatcacaacatgtaaataggaaaatgttggcgttattttgtcacttatttggagcagtaggctagttggaacagATTatcttcaggatccgtgctaggctaagctaccggtggagccgtcggaaagagtaacaacacgcacggagatgagaagggtatgtatggacttatctaactctgggggatacgatgaataagctaaagtctcaataagtcggtgtgttcctttaactgATTAGATTgcaatgtactttttttttttttatatatagcaAATGTCATTATCTCACAGGCTATTTTAGAGATTAGATTTCTTtgaagtgcccatattatgaaaaaatcactttttctgggatttcggtgttattttgtgtctctggtgcttcgacatgcatacaaacttggggaaaaaaaacatccatgctgttttgagtgagatacaggtttcagaatgtgtcctgccttcagtctccgggtgagccgttcaaaatcggcagggctttttacgtcactagccaaaacgaggtggctaaccgtagcatgctagctcgttcagaatggcaaaacactgctacaacacacactagttcaccataatctacaaaagaactacttgtatgtccctgttctgcaggtattccacacaaagttagaagtgtgccctcgtttagaagaagtctcccggctaatcctgccttgttgtagaaacaaacagctagctagaggatgtgatcttacctagctactgcgcatgtgcgactgccaacaaagatgttacagcagtgagatgtctcactctgtagctaaaacagagacctgaacacagggtgaaaagaggagctgcagcaatgtgcagtacaacaaaaatatggtgttttttgaaaattaaaccatgtatacctattctggtacaacctcaaaatacaattatgaacctgaaaattatttcttaaatgttttttttacatgttggtggcaccatagaaataaaatggatacaAAGGCCATTGTCCTGGTCATTTTATGAGTACAATACAAAATGGCGATTGTTAGTTGTCATGGTGACAACACGCGTCAGTGGAGCTGTAAAGTGTGTCGTAGCTTCTCAAACAATGccaactttgcattaaaagtcataatttactaaattacatttaaagacGACAGTCATAAACCTTCATTAAGACTCCTTAATGTTCATGACCGGTGTCGTGTCatggttatgacagtgtcatgtcagtcttatgcacaaCCCTTCAAATAGTTCTTATATGAAATGCAGTGAGCAGTTTTAATACACATATTAAAGTAAACATAAGTGGTGCTGTGGATCAGAAATAAAAAGTCAACCAACAGTTCAACTttcaataattatttttttggccacttgtagacaataagctgtaaacacaacggtgacatacagtacaggatTATTAGTATATACAGTAAAGCTGATATGGCCATCTGTTAGCATTTTTTGCATGTTGTAGCCAACTAAAATAAATCATGTGTACTTTACTACTACTAGTAATTTTCCAAATTGTTCTGTGCAAGTGCACATGGGTTTCAGTTGTCTACACATGGTGTACTTGATTTGTAGTAAAAGGTCTAAAATATGCCCTCGTATGGTCTAGAAACTCTTCAGTGATTGTACATTTCAACACAagtttgttgtatttgcagGTGGCAGACACAAAGAGGAGTGGTAACAATCCCCAAGAGTGTGACAGAGTCCCGTATCAAAGAGAACATTCAGGTGGAGTAAAACTTCAGTCATAGCAATTAATTTCCAAATCATATTTTTTTGAGATTGTCTTCTTAAAGCAGGGGTAGGCAGAATGCAAAATAGACTCCAGAATTTAAAGTAAAGTGAGACCACAttctgcagctctccctctcccatCTCTGTCCAGCCCCTTCCATCGGACATGCTTGGGCATATGTACCGGCTTCCTACAGTAACCTGTTTGAGTACTAGTCATTCATTTCATCCCAATGCTGTTATATAGCGGCAGTTCTATAAGAATTATCATCCTGTTTTCGTTTTAAAGCCCTTTGAGATGACATACTATGATTCAAGGCTCCAGCTAGCTACATAAACATGAACTTGAATTAGCTGCAGCCGTGACAATTTTAGCTACGGTTAGCAGAACTTTCCCCGAAGGGACTGGGATGTGCATGTGCTGAGatagattttctaaagcctgaaaacagtgCCAAGTAGGTGAAgcagtctagttttctctctgaCCACTTGAactacaatatgctgaaagattattgTGGATGTTTTGCCCAACAAGGCCAACAAAAACTGCCTACCCCAGATTTAATGAGATTTTTTGAATTTTAGAATCTCTTAAGGTTCCATTTCTGCCTGCAAGTAGCTACTTGTGCTGAAGAAAGTATGCCAtatgtcagtccctccaggatttcgcgatggcgccaattcacgcgaattcaaccaatgaccgcgaatttggtgcaactcgcaattttgaccaatcaccgcaacttttccgcaaatttgaccaataacctgaagtttcccgcgacttcaaccaatcccagcagtcccacgtgcactctgagagtgagaacgggttgatcatttccttgtttgtgatatgaagacgagacgtataacaaaacgtacagcgacagaccgtgcaaaacatttcagatcgTCCTGcaaacctgtatacattttaacatcagtgtacgctgtaacgatttttcactctaaagttgctgccgtttcaatcctgtcggctatctgcagcgggcggggctgcagctccgttccccccgcgaccgacgcttacacacacacacacacacacacacacacacacacacacacacacacacacacacacacacacacacacggtggacgcaggaaaaaaaggagatgagacgacacaatgacttaaattgaggacagctgcactcgttattgtaagtgcaatgataagttaaagtcagtactttattaaaccataTGAAtttgtgtcccaggccaggttaggaaattaactaacaatgtaaagatcaacaagccactgacacatatgctcaaatttgattcattcaatacattattattttttgtcttaaatccaccagccattttcatattataccaacatttgcagcatcctgagcctttttggtaaggtgactaggaaatctcagcctaGTAGCCTCAGCCTCAgtagttagtagtagtagttagttagtagtagttattctccccaaaacaagtttcctttttatttttaaagaactataaaaaaaattattttttaagaacttcattgcaacaaacatacaaaagacatcgcaacttttatcgtaATTTtgtacaaaagctcccgcgaaatcaggcattttgggccgcaacaatctcaaaaaaaggccgcgaaatcctggagggactgatatgtATTATACTTGGTGGTGGTTCAACTAGTTTACCATAGCAAAGTATGTTGTGTGGGTTGTGAGGTGTTGATTGTCATTTTCTTTGTTGTTAGGTGTTTGACTTTATCCTTGAAGCAGAGGAAATTAAAAGTATTACAGCCCTGCACAAAGGATGGCGGTACATTGTACCAATGATCCAAGTAAGTGGGCTCTTTGTACTGTATTTGTCATGGTTGGTATTGATGATGTTATATTTAATCTTTCCAGTCTACTGGAAAACTTTACATCCAATCTAGCTAAATTATAAGAGATAATATAGCGGAGCCTGTGCTAttaaaggtgctgacacaccaacccgattatcggccgtcggacagtctggcgaggtcagtgactcgagtctgttcggtgtgttccgtgccgtggtccgtcggaggagccgttggccttcattttggccgacctgacatgctcagtcggagacagggcagtcgggactcacccggaaatggtgagcggatgagcctctcaaaatctgacaaatcttttaaactgaccttttttgatctgaaatgaagaccgattcagcaactgcatggcctatttctcgcttaaaatgttttcagaaacacgttgaactattttagtacaatatgagatcgtattctgaacaagccgccatgacagtctgcttgtgaatttccggagaaaaaagacccacgtgacgcgttcgtccaatcagctgccggttttcattttctgggaaacaatacagagaagcgccacctgctgctatggagacgtattacgcttcATGCACGCGCAgcgcgtacgctcaagtcggcgtcgcatcagtgtgttttgaggcattttttttggacctcggggacccgactgccttttctgccgacagttggccgtctggttggtgtgtaacagctctaAAAGAGCAAGTCCTGCTCATTGCCCTGATAGGTCTAAGAATGATTTTAATAGGTTGTAATTTTCTCTTTCTAAAGCTTTTTTATCCTGATAAAAAGGGTTAAAGGGTCAAATTCAAAAGTCCTGTATATTggcattggtttaaaaaaatatcagtatCAGCCCTCAAAGTCTGCATTTTTTTCAATCCCCTTCTCATGCAGTTTGGTCAAAAGCAGAAAgtgtgtaatggaaaagcgACAGACTTTGAAAAACTGGCAAAATTTAAAAGGTGAACATGAACACATTACTGAAGAGCAGAGAGAAATTTATTAACTTTGGTTTGGATGTTGCAGGTGGAAGGAGAACGTGTTCCCAGAGATGCAGGGCATCCTCACTACCCTTTTAATGACCCCTACTGACGACTCACACTCCAAACTGAATTTGTGCCTTCAACATCCCCAACACCACCCTTCACATCACTAATAAATATTTGTCTTTAGATTATGTCAAATACTGCTCCTATCATTAGAACAATTCAAGTTATTGTCTGTGATGAAGACTGGAAAATCAGGTATGACTGTTTACATACTAcgtacatattttttaaataaacattttgttaCTTCACTTGCAGGTGTCTTTATTTAAACAGTTGATATTTATAAATGAACGCTTGTTGAACAATGGGTGTTGTATGGTATACAACTATAAATCTGGAGTTAAATACATTGTTTAATACTGTAATGCAGATGGTGAGGTTTATTTCCAAGATTTTTAATTGTGtcaatctaaaacaaaaatttggATGCTTGGAAACTGGACAATATGAGTAGtacttcatttcattttcatttcattttttatttcgaacaaaactaaaaatacatatacacatacagcatgtacccatatatacatacatatgcatatatatacaaatacacatatataaatatatctataaaataaaagtgtgtaGCAACACACCAAAGGAAAAGGAACAATATCCATCCAGTGTGTacaagtaatattaaaaatactattaccatttatgatttaaaaaatttGTCCGAAAAGGAGCAGGATGAAGCCGAAGCTTGTAAAGTGTCCTACCCCTGATTCACTAAGTCATTtctttatatatcatatatttttacaacacTTGAATTTGTTCAGTAGTAGTAGTGTGACAACTAAGAAAACGCGTCATATTTTTTTCtccaggggcctcatttataaaactgtgtgtagAATCTATTCTGAAAGATTTCGTGCGccaaaaagtcagaattttcGTACGCAAAAACAAAATTCTGATTTATAACACCTTCCGGCGCACTCTTTTCGTTATAAATACGGACGTGCGTTACCTTATGCGGTCGTGCACGAGCCTCACGCTCCTCCCAAGGTGGTCCCATATTTGTCCTAATAAGGTCCATGTTAATCAATCAATGAATATAGCAGCCTTGTAAAGAAGCCCTTGATGACCAATCATGAAACggaaaaatggggaaaaaacatgATTCAGTGATTGTGAGATCGATGTGCTCCTAACAGAGGTAGAACATTGAAACAAAATCCTGTTTGGAGGCCTTAACCCTTGtatggtgttcatatttttgttacacagccttaatacttaacagattttgctcaattaccaatgatatttacataatttatggttcatatttgccatttacccctgtgagatcacatttatgatcatatgatcatttttgttttttgtgagaaaacaaggaaattcaattataaaaaagggaagaaatagaaacaagatttttgatcattaggGACCGTtgggtatttatggaatggaccaccggaggaaaataggggagggtcatgtctttttattctttgctgAGGgaagggtcacccaacattttttagtctgggggggggggggggggcacccaacttttgtattcatgaaaacagcaacatttcaaagtggcttgtttggtgcatattttttcatgtagctctcagtctcggccctccttcACTACCAGATggtttttggttttggtttgctggggggcagggggagcactgcccccctggtggctgaaacgggtaattgcattgtttaaaaaatgagtggaataattacatctggcatgaccagatattttataaatatcttaaataacacacaactaaatggtggtaggtaatacatcagatttcatatactgctttagtaaaaaaaatacctggctgacgatgggagcagcaggacgcaaaaaacgaaaattactgttgcactagtctggacatcttgcaataaaggtttcctaaatgccatgtatataaatgtgatgtcagcttactaattgattgcgggttttgtgtagatttggacttttatacgtttattccactttgtttaaacagcgaagtggagaggcctcgttcacctgtttggagctggctggtgaatatGACGCTtgtataggccttgctggatacaccgtgaccttTTTTGtcgatctactgatcgctgtggattactttttttttttcatgtcattggattacggcaaaatacgggtcttttttctcaacatgtcttaacgttttatggtgtgactgcgcttcgtttctgcgtttggagaggcatctcaacagactgtaggtcgaacactgattgttcactgttacattttagttgaatttaagtgtcggggcattccgccaccatctgtctattgcgttccaagacag
This sequence is a window from Sander lucioperca isolate FBNREF2018 chromosome 11, SLUC_FBN_1.2, whole genome shotgun sequence. Protein-coding genes within it:
- the akr1a1b gene encoding aldo-keto reductase family 1 member A1-B isoform X1; the encoded protein is MFRCLCFDNGKRVLLRGMNDFAVLNTGRKMPLLGLGTWKSEPGKVKQAVIWALEAGFRHIDCAAIYGNEVEIGEALHEAFGPGKALRREDVFITSKLWNTQHHQEAVEPALLKTLKDLKLEYLDLYLIHWPYAFQQGDVPFPKKDDGTLLYDDIDYKLTWAAMEKLVEKGLVRSIGLSNFNSRQIDDILSIASIKPTVLQVESHPYLAQVELLAHCRDRGLVMTAYSPLGSPDRAWKHPDEPVLLQEPVIATLAKKYKKSPAQIILRWQTQRGVVTIPKSVTESRIKENIQVFDFILEAEEIKSITALHKGWRYIVPMIQVEGERVPRDAGHPHYPFNDPY
- the akr1a1b gene encoding aldo-keto reductase family 1 member A1-B isoform X2 encodes the protein MNDFAVLNTGRKMPLLGLGTWKSEPGKVKQAVIWALEAGFRHIDCAAIYGNEVEIGEALHEAFGPGKALRREDVFITSKLWNTQHHQEAVEPALLKTLKDLKLEYLDLYLIHWPYAFQQGDVPFPKKDDGTLLYDDIDYKLTWAAMEKLVEKGLVRSIGLSNFNSRQIDDILSIASIKPTVLQVESHPYLAQVELLAHCRDRGLVMTAYSPLGSPDRAWKHPDEPVLLQEPVIATLAKKYKKSPAQIILRWQTQRGVVTIPKSVTESRIKENIQVFDFILEAEEIKSITALHKGWRYIVPMIQVEGERVPRDAGHPHYPFNDPY